One genomic segment of Ignavibacteriota bacterium includes these proteins:
- a CDS encoding cupin domain-containing protein yields the protein MKDYIVNTNNTEWKQLYENGINTNGLYFKVLRFDETTNRPPSFLLKFDAGAKYPYHNHPGGEEVFVLEGSVFFNDTELFAGDYLYTPKNFKHSVHSENGCVLLFNVPEEVEIIYNRESAPINY from the coding sequence ATGAAGGATTACATTGTTAACACAAATAATACTGAATGGAAACAATTGTATGAAAATGGAATAAATACAAATGGACTTTATTTTAAAGTTTTACGATTTGATGAAACAACAAATAGACCGCCAAGTTTTTTATTAAAATTTGATGCCGGAGCAAAATATCCTTATCATAATCATCCGGGTGGTGAGGAAGTTTTTGTTTTGGAAGGTTCGGTTTTTTTTAACGATACCGAACTTTTTGCGGGAGATTATTTATATACACCGAAAAATTTTAAACATTCTGTTCATTCAGAAAATGGTTGTGTATTACTTTTTAATGTTCCGGAAGAAGTGGAGATAATTTATAATAGAGAATCTGCCCCTATAAACTATTGA
- a CDS encoding glutamate synthase subunit beta, whose translation MGEVKGFINYKRNDFYKQKVDERVNHWNEFVIPLTEDELKQQGARCMDCGIPFCQSGCPINNIIPDWNDLVYRNNWKDAYNRLSRTNNFPEFTGRVCPAPCENSCTLAINKDAVTIKNIELSIIEKAFEEGWIKPQIPKVRSGKKVAIVGSGPAGLACADQLNKASHEVTVFEKNEFIGGLLTLGIPNFKLDKTIVQRRIKIMEEEGVIFKTNTEIGKDILLSELVEKFEAVVLAGGAEQPRNLPVEGRNLNGIYFAMEYLTQQNRANCGQTFNGNRINAEGKNVVVIGGGDTGSDCIGTAKRQGAKSITNLELLSQPPTVRSENNPWPQWAFIERTSTSIEEGAERIYSVMTKKFSGKNNKVEKLHLAKLQFGEKNPATGMRSMSEISGSEFTIDADLVLLAMGFTGPTKNKLITELDVELDERSNIKTDEHRMTNIPGIFAAGDMRRGQSLVVWAINEGRKTAEYVHNYITA comes from the coding sequence ATGGGCGAAGTTAAAGGATTTATCAATTATAAGCGAAACGATTTTTATAAACAAAAAGTTGATGAACGTGTAAATCATTGGAATGAATTTGTAATTCCGTTAACCGAAGATGAATTAAAACAACAAGGTGCGCGCTGTATGGATTGCGGAATTCCATTTTGTCAATCTGGCTGCCCAATTAATAATATTATTCCAGATTGGAATGATTTGGTTTATAGAAATAATTGGAAAGATGCTTACAACAGATTATCGCGTACAAATAATTTTCCGGAATTTACAGGAAGAGTTTGCCCAGCTCCTTGTGAAAATTCATGCACACTTGCAATCAATAAAGATGCAGTAACAATAAAAAATATTGAGTTATCAATTATTGAAAAAGCATTTGAAGAAGGATGGATAAAACCACAAATTCCAAAAGTTCGCAGCGGAAAAAAAGTTGCAATAGTTGGCTCGGGACCAGCTGGACTTGCTTGTGCCGACCAATTAAATAAAGCCTCGCATGAAGTTACTGTTTTTGAAAAAAATGAATTTATCGGAGGATTATTAACTCTCGGAATTCCAAACTTTAAACTTGATAAAACTATTGTTCAAAGAAGAATAAAAATAATGGAAGAAGAAGGAGTAATATTTAAAACCAACACCGAAATTGGGAAAGATATTTTGCTTTCAGAATTAGTTGAAAAATTTGAGGCCGTTGTATTAGCCGGCGGTGCTGAACAACCAAGAAATCTTCCGGTTGAAGGAAGAAATTTAAATGGAATTTATTTTGCAATGGAATATTTAACTCAACAAAATAGAGCTAATTGTGGTCAGACTTTTAACGGAAATAGAATTAATGCGGAAGGAAAAAATGTTGTTGTAATTGGCGGCGGTGATACCGGCTCTGATTGCATTGGAACGGCTAAACGACAAGGTGCAAAATCAATTACAAATCTTGAATTACTTTCACAGCCTCCGACAGTTAGAAGTGAAAATAATCCATGGCCGCAATGGGCTTTTATCGAAAGAACTTCTACATCGATTGAAGAAGGTGCAGAAAGAATTTATTCGGTTATGACAAAGAAATTTTCCGGCAAAAATAATAAAGTTGAAAAACTTCATTTAGCAAAATTGCAATTTGGTGAGAAAAATCCGGCAACCGGAATGAGAAGCATGAGTGAAATTTCCGGCTCTGAATTTACTATTGATGCAGATTTAGTATTGCTGGCAATGGGTTTTACCGGACCAACTAAAAATAAGTTAATTACTGAACTTGATGTTGAATTAGATGAAAGAAGTAATATAAAAACCGATGAACACAGAATGACAAATATTCCCGGTATTTTTGCTGCGGGTGATATGAGACGGGGACAATCATTAGTTGTTTGGGCAATTAATGAAGGAAGAAAAACAGCGGAGTATGTTCATAATTATATCACAGCTTAG
- a CDS encoding DNA polymerase: MPLNNLFIDFNSYFASVEQQIKPEFRKKPLGVLPVMAETTCCIAASYEAKAFGVKTGTMVSEAKKLCPNIKFVQANHRTYIEYHHKIVEKVNECLPVDNVLSIDEMVCSLIGKERIRENAIKIAQLIKEKIKNDIGEYIRCSIGIAPNQFLAKTGTNMQKPDGLVVLDEKNLPHSLYKIDLKDVYGVGRKMLIRLNRNEIYTMKNLLDANRITLQRIWGGIEGERMYDQLRGKFVQRPPTHRSTVGHSHVLPPKLKNNESAYAVLNRLLQKAAMRLRYLGYYAGAVGVIVRYKISLQSKVTNSLYPNIYQKDNSNYNMGNSKQIKWKKYSTFIHTQNTISLLETFSSIWEENPYLNKTYTPTAVAVVLFDLVHENYSTLPIFENFEKNKLLYGAIDSLNKRYGYSSIYFAGAHTAKNSAPMRIAFTQIPNLEIENDKKTL; the protein is encoded by the coding sequence ATGCCTTTAAATAATTTGTTTATTGATTTTAATTCTTATTTCGCTTCTGTAGAGCAGCAAATTAAACCAGAATTTCGGAAAAAACCACTTGGGGTTTTGCCTGTAATGGCAGAAACGACATGCTGCATTGCTGCTAGTTATGAAGCCAAAGCTTTTGGGGTAAAGACAGGAACCATGGTTTCAGAAGCAAAAAAATTGTGTCCAAACATAAAATTTGTTCAAGCAAATCATAGAACTTATATAGAATATCATCACAAAATTGTTGAGAAAGTAAACGAGTGCCTTCCTGTTGATAATGTTTTATCGATAGACGAAATGGTTTGCAGCCTTATTGGCAAAGAACGAATTCGAGAAAATGCTATTAAAATTGCTCAACTTATTAAAGAAAAAATTAAAAATGATATAGGAGAATATATTCGCTGTTCTATTGGTATTGCACCCAATCAATTTCTTGCAAAAACCGGAACTAATATGCAAAAGCCTGATGGACTTGTAGTTTTAGATGAAAAAAATTTACCTCATTCACTTTATAAAATAGATTTAAAAGATGTTTACGGTGTTGGAAGAAAGATGTTAATACGTCTTAATCGAAATGAAATTTATACCATGAAAAATCTTTTAGATGCAAATAGAATTACATTACAACGTATTTGGGGCGGAATAGAAGGGGAAAGAATGTATGATCAACTACGGGGGAAATTTGTCCAGCGCCCGCCAACTCATCGTTCAACGGTTGGTCATTCCCATGTTCTTCCACCAAAATTAAAAAACAACGAAAGTGCTTACGCAGTATTAAACAGATTGCTTCAAAAGGCAGCTATGCGTTTACGTTATCTTGGTTATTATGCCGGGGCTGTTGGAGTAATTGTAAGATATAAAATTTCGCTACAATCAAAAGTTACAAATTCACTTTATCCAAATATTTATCAGAAAGATAATTCTAATTATAATATGGGGAATTCGAAACAAATTAAATGGAAAAAATATTCAACTTTTATTCATACACAAAATACTATTTCGCTTTTAGAAACATTTAGTTCTATATGGGAGGAAAATCCCTATTTAAATAAAACATATACTCCTACTGCTGTAGCTGTTGTTTTGTTTGATCTAGTACATGAAAATTATTCTACTTTACCAATATTTGAAAATTTTGAAAAAAATAAATTGCTATATGGTGCAATAGATTCACTAAATAAACGTTATGGATATTCCTCAATATATTTTGCTGGGGCACATACTGCAAAAAATTCGGCGCCTATGAGAATAGCATTTACACAAATCCCAAATCTTGAAATTGAGAATGATAAAAAAACATTATAA
- a CDS encoding helix-turn-helix domain-containing protein — protein sequence MISIKKIHEAIELTLPRRVKKYIIIFVTSGKLQIKIDDKDFTLNANDIITITSGQYHFVKSIKNVKGFVLDFTYHFFIKDDADIELIFQNGLFCHFDLNEVNKISNAKIVENYFKDIAEELLNQPFQYFTAIHSKVKLILIEINRARILSGYEIWKPDAIFLKFLEFVRANFDKNLQLSEIANKLKTTELKLNELSKKFAGKTAQNIIYGLITSEAQRLLIYENLSVKETAFRLGFNDPFYFSNFFKKQTKLSPHNYQKKFHI from the coding sequence ATGATTTCCATAAAAAAAATACATGAAGCAATTGAATTAACACTTCCTCGAAGAGTTAAAAAATATATAATAATATTTGTTACTTCCGGAAAGTTGCAAATTAAAATTGATGATAAAGATTTTACTCTAAATGCAAATGATATTATTACAATTACTTCCGGTCAATATCACTTTGTAAAAAGTATAAAAAATGTTAAGGGTTTTGTTCTGGATTTTACATACCATTTTTTTATTAAAGATGATGCAGATATTGAATTAATATTTCAAAACGGACTTTTCTGCCATTTTGATTTGAATGAAGTGAATAAAATTTCGAATGCAAAAATAGTTGAAAATTATTTCAAAGATATTGCTGAAGAATTATTGAATCAACCTTTTCAATATTTTACGGCAATTCACTCAAAAGTAAAACTAATTTTAATTGAAATAAATCGTGCAAGAATTTTAAGCGGTTACGAAATTTGGAAACCAGATGCAATATTTCTAAAATTTCTTGAATTTGTCCGAGCTAATTTTGATAAAAATTTACAATTAAGTGAAATTGCAAATAAATTAAAAACTACCGAATTGAAATTAAATGAATTATCAAAAAAGTTTGCGGGTAAAACTGCACAAAATATTATTTACGGATTAATTACTTCCGAAGCACAAAGATTATTGATTTATGAAAATTTATCAGTTAAAGAAACTGCTTTCCGGCTTGGCTTTAACGATCCTTTTTACTTTTCAAACTTTTTCAAAAAGCAAACGAAACTTTCTCCGCACAATTATCAGAAGAAATTTCATATCTAA
- the gltB gene encoding glutamate synthase large subunit: MPGKQGLYNPDFEHESCGVGFVANVKGDKTHEIVTNGIEILENLKHRGAVGGDSKTGDGAGIMTQIPDTFLRRVCHNIDIELPQVGDYGVGLVFLPTIAEDRHKIEAIIERITIDENQNFLGLRDVPYNDYDIGKVALSVMPLMKQILIGRGEQTPKEEFEKRLLIIRKRIGLKIRGTDLSQKNYFYICSLSSKTLVYKGQLMAEQLKGFFPDLSEPDFVSALALVHSRYSTNTFPTWALAHPYRIIAHNGEINTLKGNKNWFNTREKQFQSKIFSDELEKIMPLLAPSKSDSAAFDNVLEVLVASGRSLPHAIMMMIPEAFSGDKNMPEFKKAFYEYHSALIEPWDGPAAISFTDGRYIGSVLDRNGLRPLRYWITKDYKVIMASESGTLRINPAEIIRKGRLQPGKIFLVDTQEGKILRNKEIKNQICNQQNYTQWLKDNLIHINDLPELQNKFIPSKVAIKTKQKIFGYTLEDIKFIIKPMAIEGKEAIGSMGADTPIALLSKKPQLLFNYFKQLFAQVTNPPIDAIREEIIMSEQVMLGPEKNLLEETPEHCRRLKIDKPILLNEQLWKIKELDRVDLRAETFPTIYPKGKVGGLERALSDVFIKTDKAIENGKTIIILSDRYSDENNIPIPSLLVCSGLHHHLIKKGTRTKVSIIIETGEAREVHHFALLIGYGANAINPYLVFESIEELIKNNELNGIGFEKAQQNYLKAVSVGLYKVISKMGISTIQSYCGAQIFEAVGLQDELIEKYFTGTISRLGGLGIDMIEKEVNLRHAAALKVCENNNCEDVLEEGGYYSWRAEGENHQWNPETIALLQHAVRSNDFSIYKKYSEIVNDTEKNYGLIRSYLKFKERKSIPIEEVEPVENIVKRFATGAMSYGSISKEAHETLAIAMNRMGGFSNTGEGGEDPERYAIDENGNLKRSRIKQIAQGRFGVTIEYLVNADQLQIKMAQGAKPGEGGQLPGEKVSEEIAKTRHTTPGVGLISPPPHHDIYSIEDLAQLIYDLKKSNPAAQVSVKLVSEAGVGTVAAGVSKGKADHLLISGYEGGTGASPLTSIKHAGLPMELGIAETQQVLVLNDLRRRIRIQVDGQLKSGRDVVIAAILGADEFGFATSALISMGCVMLRKCHLNACSVGIATQDPQLRNEFRGKPEHVINYFMFIAQEVRELMAQLGIKYFDDLIGKTELLEKRQKIDHWKAKYLDLRSVLHKTDVPIKMKVHHSESQKHNLENSLDNKLIESCKKAIQKLTPVRFSCDINNGNRTVGTMLSSVIAKKYGLKGLPEDTIQIDFEGSAGQSFGAFLSKGVTFFLEGDANDYVGKGLSGGKLIIKPQEDSLLIPEENIIVGNVVMYGAILGDVFINGKAGERFAVRNSGANVVVEGIGDHGCEYMTGGRVVVLGKTGRNFAAGMSGGIAYVWDVENQFENLCNMEMVDLFPVVNQEDKDEVRNLIIKHYQYTKSKVAKNILDNWMEVQPQFVKVFPKDYQKVLAKQNNENKFEEVLIESKD; the protein is encoded by the coding sequence ATGCCCGGAAAACAAGGTTTGTACAATCCAGATTTTGAACATGAAAGCTGTGGAGTTGGATTTGTTGCAAATGTAAAAGGCGACAAAACTCATGAAATCGTAACAAACGGAATTGAGATTCTTGAAAATTTAAAACATAGAGGAGCTGTCGGCGGAGATTCCAAAACCGGAGACGGTGCCGGAATAATGACGCAAATTCCGGATACATTTTTACGCCGAGTTTGTCATAATATTGATATTGAACTTCCTCAAGTTGGTGATTACGGAGTTGGCTTAGTCTTTCTTCCAACAATTGCCGAAGACAGACATAAAATTGAAGCAATTATTGAAAGAATTACAATTGATGAAAATCAAAATTTTTTAGGATTGAGAGACGTTCCTTATAATGATTATGATATAGGAAAAGTTGCACTTTCCGTAATGCCTCTAATGAAACAAATTTTAATAGGCAGAGGTGAGCAAACTCCAAAAGAAGAGTTTGAAAAAAGACTTTTAATAATTCGAAAAAGAATTGGGTTAAAAATTCGCGGCACTGATTTATCACAAAAAAATTATTTTTATATCTGCAGCTTATCTTCAAAGACGCTTGTGTATAAAGGTCAACTTATGGCTGAGCAGTTAAAAGGATTTTTTCCGGATTTATCAGAACCGGATTTCGTTTCGGCATTAGCGTTAGTTCATTCGCGATACAGCACAAATACATTTCCAACTTGGGCTTTGGCACATCCTTATAGAATTATTGCACATAACGGAGAAATCAACACATTAAAAGGAAATAAAAATTGGTTCAACACAAGAGAGAAACAATTTCAAAGTAAAATTTTTAGTGATGAATTAGAAAAAATAATGCCGCTTTTGGCTCCAAGTAAAAGTGACTCTGCAGCTTTTGATAATGTGCTCGAAGTCCTTGTTGCATCGGGGAGATCTTTGCCTCATGCAATAATGATGATGATTCCGGAAGCATTTTCCGGTGATAAAAACATGCCGGAATTTAAGAAAGCTTTTTATGAATATCACTCCGCTTTAATTGAACCTTGGGATGGACCAGCCGCAATTTCTTTTACCGATGGAAGATATATTGGTTCGGTTTTAGATAGAAACGGCTTACGCCCGCTTAGATATTGGATTACAAAAGATTATAAAGTTATAATGGCTTCAGAATCCGGAACATTAAGAATTAATCCAGCTGAAATTATTAGAAAAGGAAGACTTCAACCCGGAAAAATATTTTTGGTTGATACTCAAGAAGGAAAAATTTTACGAAACAAAGAAATTAAAAATCAAATTTGCAATCAGCAAAATTATACACAATGGCTTAAAGATAATTTAATTCACATAAATGATTTACCGGAATTGCAAAACAAGTTTATCCCAAGTAAAGTTGCAATTAAAACAAAACAGAAAATATTTGGTTACACTTTAGAAGATATTAAATTCATTATTAAGCCCATGGCTATTGAGGGAAAAGAAGCAATTGGCTCAATGGGTGCAGATACTCCAATTGCATTGCTAAGTAAGAAACCTCAATTATTATTTAATTATTTCAAACAATTATTCGCTCAAGTTACAAATCCGCCAATTGATGCAATTCGAGAAGAAATAATTATGAGCGAACAAGTAATGCTTGGTCCGGAAAAAAATTTATTAGAAGAAACTCCAGAGCATTGCAGAAGATTGAAAATTGATAAACCTATTTTGTTAAATGAGCAGCTTTGGAAAATAAAAGAATTAGATCGAGTTGATTTGCGCGCGGAAACATTTCCGACAATTTATCCCAAAGGAAAAGTTGGCGGATTAGAGCGAGCCTTATCGGATGTGTTTATCAAAACCGATAAAGCAATTGAAAATGGAAAAACAATTATTATACTTTCTGATAGATATTCCGATGAAAATAATATTCCAATTCCAAGTTTATTGGTTTGTTCCGGATTGCATCATCACTTAATTAAGAAGGGAACAAGAACAAAAGTCAGCATTATTATTGAAACCGGCGAAGCAAGAGAAGTGCATCATTTTGCTTTGCTTATTGGTTACGGAGCCAATGCAATAAATCCATATTTAGTTTTTGAAAGCATTGAAGAACTAATTAAAAATAATGAGTTAAACGGAATCGGTTTTGAAAAAGCCCAACAAAATTACTTAAAAGCAGTTTCAGTTGGATTGTATAAAGTTATTTCCAAAATGGGAATTTCTACAATTCAATCATATTGCGGCGCACAAATATTTGAAGCTGTTGGATTGCAAGATGAATTAATAGAAAAATATTTTACCGGAACAATTTCACGTCTTGGCGGATTGGGAATTGATATGATTGAAAAAGAAGTAAACTTAAGACATGCCGCAGCTCTTAAAGTTTGTGAAAATAATAATTGTGAAGATGTTTTAGAAGAAGGCGGATATTATAGCTGGCGGGCAGAAGGTGAAAATCATCAATGGAATCCGGAAACAATTGCACTTTTACAGCATGCAGTAAGAAGTAATGATTTTAGCATTTATAAAAAATATTCTGAAATTGTAAATGATACAGAAAAAAATTACGGATTGATTCGTTCATATTTAAAATTCAAAGAAAGAAAAAGTATTCCAATTGAAGAAGTTGAACCGGTGGAAAATATTGTAAAAAGATTTGCAACCGGTGCAATGAGTTATGGCTCAATTTCAAAAGAAGCCCATGAAACATTAGCAATCGCAATGAATAGAATGGGCGGATTTTCAAATACCGGAGAAGGCGGGGAAGATCCCGAGCGATATGCAATTGATGAAAATGGAAATTTAAAAAGAAGCAGAATTAAACAAATTGCACAAGGAAGATTTGGTGTTACAATTGAATATTTAGTAAATGCGGATCAGCTACAAATAAAGATGGCGCAAGGCGCAAAACCCGGTGAAGGCGGACAATTACCCGGTGAAAAAGTCAGCGAAGAAATTGCAAAGACACGACATACAACCCCCGGGGTTGGATTAATTTCACCGCCTCCGCATCATGATATTTATTCAATAGAAGATTTAGCACAATTAATTTACGATTTGAAAAAATCTAATCCGGCAGCACAAGTAAGTGTAAAACTTGTGTCGGAAGCCGGAGTTGGAACTGTTGCAGCTGGTGTTTCAAAAGGAAAAGCGGATCATTTATTAATAAGCGGATATGAAGGCGGAACGGGTGCATCTCCATTAACTTCAATTAAACATGCCGGATTGCCAATGGAATTAGGCATTGCGGAAACTCAGCAAGTTTTAGTACTTAATGATTTAAGAAGAAGAATTAGAATTCAAGTTGACGGACAACTTAAAAGCGGAAGAGATGTTGTAATTGCCGCAATACTTGGAGCAGATGAATTTGGATTTGCAACTTCTGCACTTATTTCAATGGGTTGCGTAATGCTAAGAAAATGTCATTTAAATGCTTGTTCGGTTGGTATTGCAACACAAGATCCTCAATTAAGAAATGAGTTCAGAGGAAAACCCGAACATGTTATTAATTACTTTATGTTTATTGCCCAAGAAGTTAGAGAACTTATGGCGCAATTAGGAATTAAATATTTTGATGATCTTATTGGTAAAACCGAATTGTTAGAAAAGAGACAAAAGATTGATCATTGGAAAGCTAAATATTTAGATTTGAGAAGTGTACTTCATAAAACAGATGTTCCAATAAAAATGAAAGTTCATCATTCAGAATCACAAAAACATAATCTTGAAAATTCACTTGATAACAAATTAATTGAATCATGTAAGAAAGCAATCCAGAAACTAACTCCGGTGAGATTTAGTTGCGATATAAATAATGGAAATAGAACCGTCGGAACAATGTTAAGTTCAGTAATTGCAAAAAAGTATGGATTAAAAGGATTGCCGGAAGATACAATTCAAATTGATTTTGAAGGATCAGCGGGACAAAGTTTTGGCGCATTTTTAAGCAAAGGTGTAACTTTCTTTTTAGAAGGTGATGCAAATGATTATGTGGGCAAAGGACTTTCCGGAGGTAAGTTAATTATAAAACCTCAAGAAGATTCTCTACTAATTCCGGAAGAAAATATAATTGTTGGAAATGTTGTAATGTACGGCGCAATATTAGGAGACGTATTTATAAATGGAAAAGCCGGCGAAAGATTTGCGGTTAGAAACAGCGGAGCAAATGTTGTTGTTGAAGGAATTGGCGATCACGGCTGTGAATACATGACCGGTGGAAGAGTTGTTGTACTTGGTAAAACCGGAAGAAATTTTGCGGCGGGAATGAGCGGCGGAATTGCATATGTGTGGGATGTTGAAAATCAATTTGAAAATTTATGCAATATGGAAATGGTTGATTTATTTCCGGTTGTAAATCAAGAAGATAAAGATGAGGTACGCAATTTAATTATTAAACATTATCAATACACAAAAAGCAAAGTTGCAAAAAACATTTTAGATAATTGGATGGAAGTTCAACCGCAGTTTGTAAAAGTATTTCCTAAGGATTATCAAAAAGTTTTAGCGAAACAAAATAATGAAAATAAATTTGAAGAAGTTTTAATTGAAAGCAAGGATTAA